The following proteins come from a genomic window of Cydia pomonella isolate Wapato2018A chromosome 28, ilCydPomo1, whole genome shotgun sequence:
- the LOC133532900 gene encoding uncharacterized protein LOC133532900 isoform X3, giving the protein MVRLVSEKIGSDYGVKKAHVNQADMSPTPASIKREPADDDLLLVADLGTDEMVRLGLTPETMGADYEIYRNKLTADIKKEATAPTSTAFAAPQSTVPASHVDVVVKDELLKEEASDRENGVYRRSRRLNKQKAETKQQFIKYSSNLTFETDSEDNDTDSEYEAKHSKHDTSDSDEKPNLNVKNRKTKDDKPKKTSYL; this is encoded by the exons ATGGTGCGTCTGGTGTCTGAGAAGATAGGCAGCGATTATG GTGTAAAGAAAGCCCATGTCAACCAAGCAGACATGTCACCGACACCAGCAAGTATAAAACGGGAACCAGCTGATGATGACCTGCTTCTAGTTGCAGACCTGGGCACCGATGAGATGGTGCGGCTAGGTCTGACTCCTGAAACTATGGGGGCTGACTATGAAATCT ATCGAAACAAATTAACAGCTGATATCAAAAAAGAAGCCACTGCGCCCACATCAACAGCTTTTGCTGCGCCCCAGAGTACCGTGCCTGCCTCGCATGTCGACGTGGTCGTTAAGGACGAGCTTTTGAAGGAAGAGGCTAGCGATCGTGAAAATG GCGTGTATCGGAGAAGCCGAAGACTCAACAAGCAAAAGGCAGAAACAAAACAACAGTTTATTAAATATAGCAGTAATTTAACTTTCGAAACTGATTCAGAAGATAATGATACAGATTCAGAATATGAAGCGAAACACTCAAAGCATGACACATCAGACAGCGATGAAAAACcgaatttaaatgtaaaaaaccgGAAAACAAAAGATGACAAGCCGAAAAAAACGTCATATTTGTGA
- the LOC133532900 gene encoding uncharacterized protein LOC133532900 isoform X1 translates to MTVERPIYFIFTTSLRDCLEFLFSYLTLPYPAFFSPIVLQRCDLPHQVNGQCKLVTNNNKATIDASALGTDVMVRLVSEKIGSDYGVKKAHVNQADMSPTPASIKREPADDDLLLVADLGTDEMVRLGLTPETMGADYEIYRNKLTADIKKEATAPTSTAFAAPQSTVPASHVDVVVKDELLKEEASDRENGVYRRSRRLNKQKAETKQQFIKYSSNLTFETDSEDNDTDSEYEAKHSKHDTSDSDEKPNLNVKNRKTKDDKPKKTSYL, encoded by the exons ATGACAGTTGAAAGgcccatttattttatatttacgacAAGTTTACGAGATTgtttagaatttttatttagttaccttACCTTGCCTTACCCTGCATTCTTTA GCCCTATTGTGCTGCAGCGGTGTGACTTGCCCCATCAAGTAAATG gTCAATGTAAATTAGTGACAAACAACAATAAGGCCACCATAGATGCTTCGGCTTTGGGAACCGATGTGATGGTGCGTCTGGTGTCTGAGAAGATAGGCAGCGATTATG GTGTAAAGAAAGCCCATGTCAACCAAGCAGACATGTCACCGACACCAGCAAGTATAAAACGGGAACCAGCTGATGATGACCTGCTTCTAGTTGCAGACCTGGGCACCGATGAGATGGTGCGGCTAGGTCTGACTCCTGAAACTATGGGGGCTGACTATGAAATCT ATCGAAACAAATTAACAGCTGATATCAAAAAAGAAGCCACTGCGCCCACATCAACAGCTTTTGCTGCGCCCCAGAGTACCGTGCCTGCCTCGCATGTCGACGTGGTCGTTAAGGACGAGCTTTTGAAGGAAGAGGCTAGCGATCGTGAAAATG GCGTGTATCGGAGAAGCCGAAGACTCAACAAGCAAAAGGCAGAAACAAAACAACAGTTTATTAAATATAGCAGTAATTTAACTTTCGAAACTGATTCAGAAGATAATGATACAGATTCAGAATATGAAGCGAAACACTCAAAGCATGACACATCAGACAGCGATGAAAAACcgaatttaaatgtaaaaaaccgGAAAACAAAAGATGACAAGCCGAAAAAAACGTCATATTTGTGA
- the LOC133532900 gene encoding uncharacterized protein LOC133532900 isoform X2, which translates to MSLKNVKSESEWSGGTSAVLYEGHEIKQEIVLGPIVLQRCDLPHQVNGQCKLVTNNNKATIDASALGTDVMVRLVSEKIGSDYGVKKAHVNQADMSPTPASIKREPADDDLLLVADLGTDEMVRLGLTPETMGADYEIYRNKLTADIKKEATAPTSTAFAAPQSTVPASHVDVVVKDELLKEEASDRENGVYRRSRRLNKQKAETKQQFIKYSSNLTFETDSEDNDTDSEYEAKHSKHDTSDSDEKPNLNVKNRKTKDDKPKKTSYL; encoded by the exons ATGTCTTTGAAAAATGTGAAGTCAGAGTCTGAGTGGAGTGGTGGAACCAGTGCAGTGTTATATGAAGGGCATGAAATTAAACAAGAAATTGTTTTAGGCCCTATTGTGCTGCAGCGGTGTGACTTGCCCCATCAAGTAAATG gTCAATGTAAATTAGTGACAAACAACAATAAGGCCACCATAGATGCTTCGGCTTTGGGAACCGATGTGATGGTGCGTCTGGTGTCTGAGAAGATAGGCAGCGATTATG GTGTAAAGAAAGCCCATGTCAACCAAGCAGACATGTCACCGACACCAGCAAGTATAAAACGGGAACCAGCTGATGATGACCTGCTTCTAGTTGCAGACCTGGGCACCGATGAGATGGTGCGGCTAGGTCTGACTCCTGAAACTATGGGGGCTGACTATGAAATCT ATCGAAACAAATTAACAGCTGATATCAAAAAAGAAGCCACTGCGCCCACATCAACAGCTTTTGCTGCGCCCCAGAGTACCGTGCCTGCCTCGCATGTCGACGTGGTCGTTAAGGACGAGCTTTTGAAGGAAGAGGCTAGCGATCGTGAAAATG GCGTGTATCGGAGAAGCCGAAGACTCAACAAGCAAAAGGCAGAAACAAAACAACAGTTTATTAAATATAGCAGTAATTTAACTTTCGAAACTGATTCAGAAGATAATGATACAGATTCAGAATATGAAGCGAAACACTCAAAGCATGACACATCAGACAGCGATGAAAAACcgaatttaaatgtaaaaaaccgGAAAACAAAAGATGACAAGCCGAAAAAAACGTCATATTTGTGA
- the LOC133532899 gene encoding zinc finger protein 431-like encodes MSLRDRERFDQNEKCPSEAGSLESLYADHEIEEDLVIGPVEIWKPKITLKFIGLKTKPKDPVKTIEKDMKPPYSTRQKNLCKLCNKEFKNANRLEEHIITHSNDRPFSCNICNKRYKRESTLYAHKYTHENKKPYKCKHCRKSFTFKGQLKAHTRLHTGEKPYKCNICSKEFTQQTSLNNHLLKHKGIKPHCCEICHERFRQVSNLKKHLETNHSDKKKDIQFPKEKGKKHKNTKAQKEKKEKQRMVVTWYACKKCKFVFSSNDDLSKHKKLYHGGM; translated from the exons ATGTCGCTAAGGGATCGGGAGAGATTTGATCAAAATGAGAAGTGTCCTAGCGAAGCCGGGTCTTTAGAGAGTCTGTACGCTGACCATGAAATAGAAGAGGATCTCGTTATAGGTCCCGTGGAAATATGGAAGCCGAAAATTACGTTAAAATTTATTG GTCTTAAAACAAAACCCAAAGACCctgtaaaaacaattgaaaaggACATGAAACCACCATATAGTACAAGACAAAAAAATCTTTGCAAATTATGCAATAAAGAGTTTAAAAATGCAAACAGGTTGGAAGAACATATTATAACACATTCTAACGATCGACCTTTTTCTTGCAACATTTGCAATAAAAGATACAAAAGGGAATCTACACTGTACGCACATAAGTATACGCACGAAAACAAAAAGCCATACAAGTGTAAACATTGCAGAAAGAGCTTTACTTTTAAAGGCCAGTTGAAAGCGCATACAAGGTTACACACTGGGGAAAAACCGTACAAGTGCAATATATGTTCTAAAGAGTTTACGCAGCAGACATCATTGAATAATCATCTTTTGAAACACAAAGGCATTAAACCTCACTGTTGTGAGATCTGTCATGAGAGATTCAGACAGGTTAGCAATTTGAAGAAGCATTTAGAAACTAATCATTCAGATAAAAAGAAGGATATTCAATTTCCTAAAGAAAAGGGGAAGAAACATAAAAATACGAAAGCTCAGAAGGAAAAGAAAGAAAAGCAAAGAATGGTTGTAACTTGGTATGCATGTAAAAAGTGTAAATTTGTGTTTAGTAGTAATGATGATCTTAGTAAACATAAGAAACTTTACCATGGTGGCATGTGA